One Ignavibacterium album JCM 16511 genomic region harbors:
- a CDS encoding TonB-dependent receptor, producing MIKHLTLLLLLSLTVYSQGTGTISGIIKDKANGEPLPGVNVVLKGTYYGAATDINGKYTIHSINPGTYIVEVSLIGYKTVQFTGVQIAAGQNKKIDVELEETVLTLGQDVVVVGEKPLLDVEETQSKKTISKEDIEIAIIENITDLVSQQAGVIKSDNAIHIRGGRSYENAFLLDGVSVQDPLAGTGFGLQLSSSALEEVEVITGGYNAEFGQATSGVVNVRTREGGNKYHGYLSYKRDNFGNNSSYHVFNIDITEANLSGPEPITTYILPAIGINIPGELTFFGNFYAGFSDGITQGYFKGKAKQLYSSTFYGTRFAPRSENSWFWMGKLTYKYSPTLKFNYSFNQSVNINQNSQSLQSNLEYVEPSPGYQYEFQYILDNANTFTHNNKYHTFTITHTLNPKTFYELKFSNYYTNLRADANGKMWYEYQEPKDITNFPIEYYNLSRDTIGVIPGDGFWDLGNPFTWRDHFVQEFSVRGDLTSFFDEKNKFKTGFSMQFQEMQVIDIYKPWIGELGLNNDLYKVYPALGSLYAQDNINFSGMILNFGLRFDYWFPGKYVDDAVENPEVVTIPDETRERYRSNSFKWFGNRRFKARLSPRLGISHPVSDNQTLFFSYGHFSKWPKPQFVYAKLSPANAKSSFQRFGNPNLNPETTVAYELGLRTQFTNDDVLTITAYYKDIFDYVSTRTAQITSARFATQRFITYVNTDYARSRGIEFEFKKRIGKWFNGNAQFAYSIVTGKSSSADEGVLVLTGDLDESIKEEYVSWDRPINASISTSFYVEKGSPLFGFLPGILDDYNIYLRFFYQSGKRYTPAVFTGSYQTDGRPIYEFVRRERNSKLGDDWFWIDLNFEKYFVIENLKFSFFIEVNNLLDQKNSAIINPVTGKAYEYGDPVPSSWNDPKYPDLQAPISPYPFNPARYLTRRNVKFGVSFRF from the coding sequence ATGATAAAGCATTTAACACTATTATTATTATTATCACTTACAGTCTATTCTCAGGGCACTGGAACTATTTCCGGTATCATAAAAGATAAAGCTAATGGTGAACCTTTACCTGGTGTTAATGTTGTTCTTAAAGGAACTTATTATGGTGCTGCAACAGATATTAATGGAAAGTACACAATACATTCAATCAATCCGGGAACATACATCGTTGAAGTTTCTTTAATTGGTTATAAAACAGTTCAATTTACTGGTGTACAGATAGCTGCTGGCCAAAATAAAAAAATTGATGTTGAACTTGAAGAGACAGTCTTAACACTGGGACAAGATGTAGTTGTTGTCGGAGAAAAACCTTTACTTGATGTTGAAGAAACTCAGAGTAAAAAGACTATTTCAAAAGAAGATATTGAGATTGCTATAATTGAGAATATTACTGATTTGGTCAGTCAACAAGCCGGTGTTATTAAATCGGATAATGCAATTCATATTCGCGGAGGCAGATCTTATGAGAACGCATTTTTACTTGATGGAGTTTCAGTTCAGGATCCATTAGCTGGAACTGGTTTTGGCTTACAACTTTCCTCAAGTGCATTGGAAGAGGTTGAAGTAATAACTGGTGGATATAATGCTGAATTTGGTCAGGCAACTTCAGGAGTTGTAAATGTTAGAACCAGAGAAGGAGGAAATAAATATCACGGTTATCTTTCATATAAGAGAGATAATTTTGGCAATAATTCATCTTATCATGTTTTCAATATAGACATCACTGAGGCAAATCTTAGTGGACCTGAACCAATCACAACATACATACTGCCGGCAATTGGAATTAATATTCCGGGTGAATTAACATTCTTTGGTAATTTCTATGCTGGCTTTAGTGATGGAATTACTCAAGGATACTTTAAAGGTAAAGCAAAACAACTTTATTCATCTACTTTTTATGGAACAAGATTCGCTCCTCGCTCAGAAAACAGTTGGTTTTGGATGGGAAAACTAACTTATAAATATTCTCCGACCTTAAAATTCAATTATTCATTTAACCAATCAGTTAACATCAATCAGAATTCGCAATCATTACAATCAAATCTTGAATATGTTGAGCCAAGTCCGGGTTATCAATACGAATTTCAATATATACTCGATAACGCAAATACTTTTACTCATAATAACAAGTATCATACATTTACAATTACTCACACCTTGAATCCAAAAACATTTTATGAATTAAAGTTTAGTAACTACTATACAAATCTTCGCGCTGATGCAAATGGCAAAATGTGGTATGAATATCAGGAACCCAAAGATATCACAAACTTTCCGATTGAATATTATAATCTGAGTCGAGATACAATTGGAGTAATTCCGGGTGATGGATTCTGGGATTTGGGAAATCCATTTACCTGGCGTGATCATTTTGTTCAGGAGTTTTCAGTTCGAGGTGATTTAACAAGTTTCTTCGATGAAAAAAATAAATTTAAAACCGGCTTCAGTATGCAATTTCAGGAAATGCAGGTTATTGATATTTACAAACCATGGATTGGTGAACTCGGTTTGAATAATGATTTATACAAAGTTTATCCTGCGCTTGGTTCTCTTTATGCTCAGGATAATATTAATTTCAGCGGAATGATCTTGAATTTCGGTTTGCGTTTCGATTATTGGTTTCCCGGAAAGTATGTTGACGATGCAGTTGAAAATCCTGAAGTTGTTACCATTCCGGATGAAACACGAGAAAGATATAGATCCAATTCATTTAAGTGGTTTGGCAACAGAAGATTTAAAGCAAGGTTAAGTCCTCGACTAGGTATCTCACATCCTGTTTCAGATAATCAAACATTATTTTTCTCTTACGGACATTTCAGTAAATGGCCTAAACCTCAGTTTGTTTACGCTAAGCTAAGTCCTGCAAATGCAAAATCATCTTTTCAGAGATTCGGAAATCCGAATCTTAATCCTGAAACAACAGTAGCTTATGAACTTGGTTTACGAACGCAGTTCACTAACGATGATGTATTAACTATAACAGCTTATTACAAAGATATTTTCGATTATGTAAGCACAAGAACTGCACAGATTACCTCTGCAAGATTTGCTACTCAAAGATTCATTACTTATGTGAATACTGATTACGCCCGTTCAAGAGGAATTGAATTTGAATTCAAAAAGAGGATCGGAAAGTGGTTCAATGGGAATGCTCAATTTGCGTATTCCATTGTAACAGGAAAAAGTTCAAGCGCAGATGAAGGTGTTTTAGTCTTAACAGGTGATCTTGACGAATCAATAAAGGAAGAATATGTAAGCTGGGACAGACCAATTAATGCTTCAATATCAACAAGTTTTTATGTAGAGAAGGGAAGTCCACTATTCGGATTTTTACCTGGAATTCTTGATGACTATAATATTTATCTGAGATTCTTTTATCAATCAGGTAAACGATATACTCCGGCAGTGTTTACAGGTTCGTATCAAACTGATGGCAGACCAATTTATGAATTTGTGAGAAGAGAAAGAAACTCAAAGTTGGGAGATGATTGGTTCTGGATAGATTTAAACTTCGAAAAATATTTTGTTATCGAAAACCTGAAATTTTCATTCTTCATAGAAGTGAATAATCTTCTTGACCAGAAAAATTCAGCAATCATTAATCCTGTTACAGGTAAAGCTTATGAATATGGCGATCCGGTTCCATCAAGCTGGAACGATCCAAAATATCCTGACTTGCAGGCACCAATAAGTCCGTATCCATTTAATCCTGCAAGATATTTAACACGAAGAAATGTAAAGTTCGGGGTTAGTTTTAGATTTTAG
- a CDS encoding fibronectin type III domain-containing protein: protein MKKNLLTILILLQSVLLISCYDELIDEPVGNKPPNTFISIFSDSTITKQPSSVKLNWWGDDPDGLIIGYFISIDGINWTFTSKNDSLISFTLLGSDTTYLFRVSAVDNSGNGVYDNQLISGNINFGSEPFTDINNNGRWDSNEPFIDCGAIDPEPATLLLPLKNSAPVIKFLVDKNDNTILIPDTTFPVASFGWTITDLDGDNTISKVFIALNDTSQKIQLPASTRFVTIKVEPPYNSDVVECDVYLGTSITTPYHTKLPGLKLNDTNRFFVYCEDIAGSLSQLLTMPSISSSINWYVKKPKGDILIIDDYATNDNAASFYYQIADSLNLSSRVDVWDIKLGKTTTTPAKLLPKFISPQFTETLKLFKAVYWYTDNDPTLEPAQISVREYIISGGKVFFSMIFPQQFDPRGLSDFLPVDSLSPAPISFIPRNTLINPADDGITLNYPLLSIDDSTVPVARIRTYYPNPFAAKTLYKLGLSGEPIIGFKTSDSKLIYMGIPLHRANGNPFNIKNVFYKVLFEEFGLSR from the coding sequence ATGAAAAAAAATCTACTAACGATTTTAATTCTTCTGCAATCAGTACTTCTGATATCCTGTTACGATGAACTGATTGATGAACCGGTTGGAAATAAACCGCCGAATACTTTTATTTCCATTTTTTCAGATAGTACAATCACCAAACAACCAAGCAGTGTAAAACTAAATTGGTGGGGAGATGATCCTGATGGGCTGATAATTGGTTATTTCATTTCTATTGATGGTATCAACTGGACATTCACATCAAAAAATGATTCACTTATTTCATTCACTCTTTTAGGTTCTGATACAACTTATCTTTTCAGAGTATCAGCAGTGGATAATTCAGGTAATGGTGTTTACGATAATCAATTAATTTCCGGCAATATTAATTTTGGTTCTGAACCTTTCACAGACATCAACAATAATGGCAGATGGGATTCTAATGAGCCATTTATTGATTGCGGTGCTATTGATCCGGAACCAGCAACTTTACTTCTACCATTAAAGAATTCTGCTCCTGTTATAAAATTTCTTGTGGATAAAAATGATAATACGATTTTAATTCCTGATACTACTTTTCCTGTTGCATCATTTGGGTGGACCATAACAGATTTGGATGGAGATAATACAATCAGTAAAGTTTTCATTGCATTGAATGATACATCGCAGAAAATTCAATTACCTGCATCTACCAGGTTTGTAACAATCAAAGTTGAACCGCCATATAATTCCGATGTTGTTGAATGTGATGTTTATCTCGGAACTTCAATTACAACACCTTATCATACAAAGCTTCCCGGCTTAAAATTAAATGACACAAACAGATTTTTTGTTTATTGTGAAGATATTGCCGGCAGTCTAAGTCAGTTACTTACTATGCCTTCAATCAGCAGCAGTATAAACTGGTATGTGAAAAAACCAAAAGGTGATATTCTTATAATTGATGATTATGCCACTAACGATAATGCTGCTTCATTCTACTATCAGATTGCAGATAGTCTTAATTTATCATCAAGAGTTGATGTTTGGGATATTAAACTTGGTAAAACAACTACAACTCCTGCTAAACTTTTACCCAAATTTATTTCACCACAGTTCACTGAAACCTTAAAACTTTTCAAAGCTGTTTACTGGTACACTGATAATGATCCAACGCTTGAACCGGCGCAAATTTCTGTAAGAGAATATATTATCAGTGGTGGAAAAGTATTTTTCTCAATGATATTCCCTCAGCAATTTGATCCAAGAGGCTTGAGTGACTTTTTACCTGTTGATAGTTTAAGTCCTGCTCCGATAAGTTTTATTCCCAGGAATACTTTAATCAATCCTGCAGATGATGGAATCACTTTGAATTATCCTCTGCTTTCAATTGATGATAGTACTGTACCTGTTGCAAGGATAAGAACATATTATCCGAATCCTTTTGCTGCAAAAACCCTTTACAAGTTAGGATTAAGTGGAGAGCCAATAATCGGGTTCAAAACATCCGATTCAAAATTAATTTATATGGGAATTCCATTGCATCGTGCAAATGGAAATCCATTCAATATTAAAAACGTATTTTATAAAGTATTATTTGAAGAATTTGGACTTTCAAGATGA
- a CDS encoding T9SS type A sorting domain-containing protein, with the protein MKAKLLFILILISGSLIFAQNYPHVSIRDLQFLPDDSLSAGRDASLHVGDTVQVTGVVVVSPLIDPTFDRRPIMWAGARWQTYLRDTNYAAVDWAGINVIQNDTSSAAQGTLMDLLDTAQVVTITGVVAEFVSTGQVGGQTQINVLTNPLTPIQFIGSKPNRGEPVEVTISELNNGLQANYLTGEKYEGMYVIIRNVITSDRSTSTTSSTPFAINDGLGNKMFIHDQSGYFTKRTHKLREWDPPLDGTTIQYIRGVIGHFSSSSSLPTRYVIRPIYPDDLLIGQSPPSITNIRRNIDLVGPNDAVTITATISDLDQGGAVTEAKVKYRVNGGDLNELVMVQGVNNLWSATVPAVGIDSALVDFYVWAKDNDGMISLNPSDTVRNKYFYLVLNRPLTIYDVQYSPFGGGFSAYNNYRVTISGVVTADTSDLQGDGNQISRRVYMQDGVGPWRGIWVGGLAADPLQRGQNVTVSGLIRESNSNTFIDSITSVVVNSSGNPLPDFVTVSTANIGTLPNGTISAEQYEGVLIKYLNVTVTDENADGNPGPNGGGNSNFGEILVADSSGINTRVELQEGNHEYHNLWIAGLDTVPGNIRVLQNSTFEELRGILFYSFGNYKLVPRKSDDFVGYVSDVNDNVPMSVNEYKLEQNYPNPFNPITTIQYNIPKEGFVQIKIFNILGQEVKTLVNMIQSPGNYKVIFDASSLSSGVYLYQINVNDFQLTKKMILMK; encoded by the coding sequence ATGAAAGCAAAATTATTATTCATTTTAATTCTGATTTCGGGTTCTCTTATATTTGCCCAGAATTATCCTCATGTAAGTATTCGTGATTTACAATTTCTGCCGGATGATTCATTATCTGCAGGCAGAGATGCTTCCTTGCATGTTGGAGATACTGTTCAGGTTACCGGTGTCGTGGTGGTTTCACCACTTATTGACCCAACATTTGACCGCAGACCAATTATGTGGGCTGGTGCAAGATGGCAAACATATCTGAGAGATACAAATTATGCTGCAGTAGATTGGGCTGGTATTAATGTTATTCAGAATGATACCTCAAGCGCCGCTCAGGGAACTTTAATGGATTTACTTGATACTGCACAGGTTGTAACTATAACCGGTGTTGTTGCAGAATTTGTTTCAACTGGTCAGGTTGGAGGACAGACACAAATAAATGTTTTAACAAATCCACTGACACCAATTCAATTCATTGGAAGTAAACCAAACAGAGGTGAACCAGTTGAAGTTACAATTTCGGAATTGAACAATGGCTTGCAAGCGAATTATCTTACCGGGGAAAAATATGAAGGCATGTATGTAATAATCAGAAATGTAATTACGTCTGACCGAAGTACATCCACTACCTCCTCTACGCCATTTGCAATAAATGATGGCTTAGGGAATAAAATGTTCATTCACGACCAATCTGGATACTTTACAAAAAGAACTCATAAATTAAGAGAATGGGATCCGCCATTGGATGGAACAACAATTCAATATATCAGAGGAGTAATTGGACATTTTAGTTCATCATCAAGTCTTCCTACACGATATGTTATTCGTCCAATATATCCTGATGATTTACTCATCGGACAATCTCCACCATCAATTACAAATATCAGAAGAAATATTGATTTGGTTGGACCAAATGATGCAGTTACCATAACTGCAACTATCTCTGATCTTGATCAGGGTGGTGCAGTAACTGAAGCTAAAGTTAAATATCGTGTAAACGGCGGTGACTTAAATGAGCTGGTCATGGTTCAGGGAGTCAATAATCTATGGTCAGCAACAGTCCCTGCAGTTGGAATAGATTCAGCGTTAGTTGATTTTTATGTCTGGGCAAAAGATAACGATGGAATGATTTCTTTGAATCCTTCCGATACAGTCAGAAACAAATATTTTTATTTGGTGCTTAATCGTCCACTTACAATTTATGATGTTCAATACAGTCCATTCGGCGGCGGTTTCAGTGCTTATAATAATTACAGAGTAACAATCTCCGGAGTAGTAACTGCTGATACTTCCGATTTACAGGGAGATGGGAATCAGATTAGCCGAAGAGTTTATATGCAGGATGGCGTTGGTCCCTGGCGTGGTATTTGGGTTGGCGGACTTGCTGCTGATCCATTGCAAAGAGGACAGAATGTAACAGTTAGTGGTTTAATCAGAGAAAGTAACAGCAACACATTTATCGATAGTATCACTTCTGTTGTTGTAAATTCATCTGGCAATCCTTTACCGGATTTTGTTACTGTTTCAACTGCTAATATTGGTACATTGCCAAATGGAACAATTTCAGCTGAACAATATGAAGGTGTCTTGATTAAATATCTTAATGTTACCGTAACAGATGAAAATGCCGATGGAAATCCTGGTCCGAACGGTGGTGGAAACAGCAATTTTGGTGAGATACTTGTAGCAGATAGTTCAGGAATAAATACCAGAGTTGAACTTCAGGAAGGAAATCATGAATATCATAATCTTTGGATTGCAGGCTTAGATACAGTTCCGGGAAATATTCGTGTATTGCAGAACAGTACATTTGAAGAATTAAGAGGTATTCTTTTCTATTCTTTTGGAAATTATAAATTGGTTCCAAGAAAATCTGATGACTTTGTTGGATATGTATCTGATGTTAATGATAATGTGCCAATGTCTGTTAACGAATATAAATTAGAACAGAACTATCCTAATCCGTTTAATCCGATTACTACTATTCAATATAATATTCCGAAGGAAGGTTTTGTTCAGATAAAAATATTTAACATACTTGGACAAGAAGTTAAAACTCTCGTAAATATGATTCAATCACCCGGAAATTATAAAGTAATTTTTGATGCTTCATCTTTATCATCCGGCGTCTATCTCTATCAGATAAATGTTAATGATTTTCAGCTCACAAAGAAAATGATTCTGATGAAGTGA
- the lipA gene encoding lipoyl synthase, with the protein MQKINQHQKAFKEQIEKSRQDLGKRPEWLKVKLPTGDNYTDVKNLMRRQKLNTVCEEARCPNIAECWNHRSATFMILGDTCTRSCGFCNVKLGIPNELDLNEPYRVVESVIELDLRHVVITSVNRDELKDGGATIFKECVRLIRERKPDCTVEILIPDFKGDENAFEIIMQSPPDILNHNLETVPRLYHAVRPQAKYERSLNLIRWFKSKGLKTKSGIMVGIGEKPEEVIELMKDLVNHGCDILTIGQYLQPTKQHLPVDRFVTPEEFRMYKEEGLKMGFKIVESAPLVRSSYHADQHARAIFSND; encoded by the coding sequence ATGCAGAAAATAAATCAACATCAGAAAGCATTTAAAGAACAAATTGAAAAGTCCAGACAGGATTTAGGAAAAAGACCTGAGTGGCTTAAAGTAAAATTACCGACCGGTGATAACTACACTGATGTTAAGAATCTGATGCGAAGACAAAAACTTAACACTGTATGCGAAGAAGCCAGATGTCCAAATATTGCAGAATGCTGGAATCATCGCTCAGCTACTTTTATGATTTTAGGTGATACCTGCACACGAAGCTGTGGTTTTTGTAATGTTAAACTCGGAATTCCAAATGAGCTAGACCTGAATGAACCTTACCGTGTCGTCGAATCAGTCATTGAACTTGATTTAAGACATGTTGTTATCACTTCTGTAAACCGTGATGAACTGAAAGATGGTGGAGCGACTATTTTCAAAGAATGTGTAAGATTAATTCGTGAACGAAAACCGGATTGCACAGTAGAAATTCTGATTCCTGATTTTAAAGGTGATGAAAATGCTTTTGAAATAATTATGCAATCACCACCAGATATTCTTAATCATAATCTTGAAACAGTCCCGAGATTGTATCACGCTGTTCGACCTCAGGCAAAATATGAAAGAAGTCTGAATCTTATCAGATGGTTCAAAAGTAAAGGACTTAAAACAAAAAGTGGAATTATGGTTGGAATCGGTGAAAAACCTGAAGAGGTGATTGAGTTGATGAAAGATTTGGTAAATCATGGCTGTGATATTCTTACAATCGGACAATATCTTCAACCGACAAAACAGCATCTTCCTGTTGATAGATTTGTTACACCTGAGGAATTCAGAATGTATAAAGAAGAAGGATTAAAAATGGGTTTCAAAATTGTTGAATCAGCTCCTTTAGTAAGAAGTTCATATCACGCAGATCAACATGCGAGGGCAATTTTTAGCAATGACTAA
- the sucB gene encoding 2-oxoglutarate dehydrogenase, E2 component, dihydrolipoamide succinyltransferase translates to MDIIMPKMGESVSEGTIIKWHKKAGDKVKRDEIIFEISTDKVDTEIPAPENGILSEILVNEGETVQVGTVVARLQTEGGEVVQKAEPKIVEDVSPVQKVEEVVERKDESKYVTSSANTNGNIIEIAMPKMGESVMEGTIIKWHKKVGDKVKKDETIFEISTDKVDTEIPSPEEGTLIEILVGEQETVEVGTIVAKLAVGSDVVISKPVVEASPKSEIKVEETVSMHDNFSAMRETREELSVETDRFYSPLVLSIAEKENVSFEELRKISGSGIDGRVTKKDILTYIEQRKSKTGKVQETITKTPQQQVSKTAALAPSFIPETSSTYSSGDVIKIPMDNIRMKIMEHMVHSRDTSVHVTSMIEADITLIHNFINQKKDEYLQKENVKLTYMAFIADAVVKSLKKYPLLNSTIDGNTILQKKFINLGIAVAIEPTGLIVPNIKGAGERNIIGLAKAIADLANRARTKKLTPDDISNGTFTITNYGVFGTIFGTPIINQPEVAILGVGTVQKKPVVVEVNGLDSIAVRHIVALTLSHDHRLIDGMLGGLFLKSIKDILENFDPENFN, encoded by the coding sequence ATGGATATCATAATGCCGAAAATGGGTGAGAGTGTTAGCGAAGGCACTATCATCAAATGGCATAAAAAAGCCGGAGATAAAGTAAAACGAGATGAAATAATTTTTGAAATCAGTACAGATAAAGTTGATACTGAAATTCCCGCTCCCGAAAATGGAATTTTATCTGAAATCCTGGTTAATGAAGGTGAGACTGTTCAAGTCGGAACTGTTGTTGCCAGACTTCAAACTGAAGGTGGTGAAGTTGTTCAAAAGGCAGAACCAAAAATTGTAGAAGATGTATCTCCGGTTCAAAAAGTAGAGGAAGTTGTTGAGCGAAAAGATGAATCAAAATATGTGACATCATCTGCAAACACTAACGGTAATATAATCGAAATCGCAATGCCTAAAATGGGTGAATCAGTTATGGAAGGTACGATCATCAAATGGCATAAAAAAGTCGGCGATAAAGTAAAGAAAGATGAAACTATATTTGAAATCAGCACAGATAAAGTTGATACTGAAATTCCATCACCTGAGGAAGGGACTTTGATTGAAATTCTTGTCGGTGAACAGGAAACCGTTGAAGTAGGAACAATTGTAGCAAAACTTGCTGTTGGAAGTGATGTAGTTATATCAAAACCTGTCGTTGAAGCTTCACCAAAATCAGAAATTAAAGTTGAAGAGACAGTTTCAATGCACGATAACTTTTCTGCAATGAGAGAAACACGAGAAGAATTATCTGTTGAAACAGACAGATTTTATTCTCCGTTGGTTTTAAGTATAGCAGAAAAAGAAAATGTTAGTTTTGAGGAGCTAAGAAAAATATCAGGCAGTGGAATAGACGGAAGAGTGACAAAGAAAGATATACTAACATATATCGAACAGAGAAAATCAAAAACAGGTAAAGTTCAGGAAACAATAACTAAAACACCACAGCAACAAGTCAGTAAAACAGCTGCTCTGGCACCTTCATTCATTCCTGAAACTTCGTCAACATATTCCTCAGGTGATGTTATTAAAATTCCAATGGATAACATCAGAATGAAGATAATGGAACATATGGTTCATAGCCGCGATACTTCGGTTCATGTTACAAGTATGATTGAAGCTGATATTACATTGATTCACAATTTTATCAATCAGAAAAAGGATGAATATCTTCAGAAAGAAAATGTTAAACTTACATATATGGCATTCATTGCCGATGCGGTGGTGAAATCGCTGAAAAAATATCCTTTGCTTAATTCAACCATTGATGGAAATACAATTCTCCAAAAGAAGTTCATTAATCTTGGAATTGCTGTTGCAATTGAACCAACGGGTTTAATTGTTCCAAATATTAAAGGAGCTGGCGAAAGAAACATAATCGGTTTAGCAAAAGCAATTGCAGATTTAGCAAATCGTGCAAGAACCAAAAAGCTTACACCGGATGATATTTCCAACGGAACATTTACAATTACAAATTACGGTGTCTTCGGAACGATTTTCGGAACTCCAATAATCAATCAGCCTGAAGTTGCAATTCTTGGTGTCGGAACTGTTCAGAAAAAACCTGTCGTTGTGGAAGTAAATGGATTAGATTCAATCGCCGTCAGACATATTGTTGCATTAACTTTATCACACGATCATAGACTAATTGATGGTATGTTAGGAGGGCTATTCCTGAAATCAATTAAAGATATTCTGGAGAATTTTGATCCGGAAAATTTTAACTAA